In Oryzias melastigma strain HK-1 linkage group LG14, ASM292280v2, whole genome shotgun sequence, the DNA window cctcccacacacacacacaggctgaTACACAAACGCACACTTGACAAACAGGAAGGCTCTACCTGTTGGCCTCAGTTAGTTGGGAACTCTCAGGTAAGAAAGATACTATTCTTCATCCAGTAGCCTGTTGATTATATTCTGTCATGTTTTatatcagaaaatgaaaaagatatttaaatccTCATGATAAAAATGAGGTCATTCTAATGACATTTCTATATATGAAGCGACTTAACAGCAGCAGAGATGATAGCTCACATAAAGGCATCTGTTTCAGTAACTGAAACTCATTattttctggtttatttttatataaaaacttaatttgagGTTTGGGAATACACAGCCTATTTGTGACGCCAACTTTACTTACTGTACAGGAAGTGACGGTGCtgaaaaattagaacaaaaattCCACGACTTTTTCCAGGAACTTTGAAGACTTAGTTGTGTTATGAAGAATTCCACATTGCCTGCGGAATTTAGGGAGGGGAATGGAACAATGAGGAGACAGGAGCCGGTATTTCGGTCCAAGTAACCAAAGGTCTGCCAGACAAAGCGTCTGCATAGGCGTATTTAGATTGGATTACTTTTGAAAGAACTCTTCTTTAAAGGTTTTATGGGTCACTTGCAGTACATTGTGTTCTACAGACTCACATGTGCAGAGAAGAAGATCTGAGCTTCAGAATATCAGAGGTTGCGCTCTTCCATCTGGAATACTGTGGAATACAAAGACTGAATATAGACTACAAAGATATACGGGAAGCGAAAGAATCATCAGGAAAAACAAAGGGGTTTTGACcatcaaaaacaattttgtaaaaatccacgtttttatgcaacaaaatgatatcataaatcaccaggaaaaaTGTAGTACACAACGGTCTTTAGGGCAtcacaaacaatttttttaaatgcacatttttatggCAATCAAAGGACATTACAAATCACCAGGAAAAAAGGCGGTAAACAATGATATTTGGCtatcaaaaatgtagtttttatgcacttttttatGACAgccaaaatgtatcaaaaattaCTAGGAAAAAAGCAATACACAATGAATCTTTGGCCACTATAAAGTCcatttttaaatgcacatttttatggcaagcaaaatatattataaatcaccaggaaaaacGTAgtaaaaaactatgttttggccatcaaaaacactgttttttttaaatgcatattttttttttgggcaagCAAAAGATATCACAAATCATTAATGATCCATTTTGCTTGTGATGACATCTAACCATGCTGAGAACATTTTCTGGTTTCCTCTTTATCAATCAATCATCTGTTTGACAGGACTGGGGGTGATGTTTCCCGCCTGACTTCAGAAACGTCGGTGATGTTCCCCCTAAGGAAGGCCAGCCTTCCCTCACCCACCATGGAGGACTCGTTCTTTCCTCTGTCCTCGGGTTCTCCGCGGTCCCTCTCCTTTGGTCTTCCTTCATCCTCACCGGAGAACGTTGACAGTGGAGGAGGGATGGAGACGGATCTTATCCTGGCTGCAGAACTGGGCCAGGCCTTATTGGAGAAGAACGAGGAGCTGGCAGCATCTCTGGAGCAGAGGGAGAGGGACTTGGAGGTGAGGATGAGGCAAGTTCTGCCTTCGACATTGAGGACAAGGCATGtccagcttttttaaaaactattacaaatccaaaaaaaaccctaaaccTAAATGTCAGTCGTTAATTATTGTTCCATAGTATCTATTACGTTTTCAAAAGAAAGAGGAATGCATCACGGACGGCAATGACCATATTGTTTTCGCAATTCTTCTTTCTTGCTTCACCTTTGAGCAAAAACTTCACCCCTGCCACATTCTCAAAACCTCACAAAAATTTCCATGCACTAAGATGAAAAATAGGGAACAACTCCCCTCGAAACGTAATGACATCACAGAGtttgaaactgtcaaaaaatcAACGTGGCCTCAAACTGTTAAGCCAAATAAGAGAAATACTgcaaaatccacaaacaaaactaaaatctgCATGTCGAGGATATCcaaatcaaattttgaaaacattatGGGATGTCTGCAGGACCTACGGTTTGGCGGCCACTTTGTGGCAAAGTGTAAAATTGagcaattttcacattttcccgcacaatgcagaaagaaaacttttatttgaacaaTGCTAAACCTATATACAGCAAGTCAATGAATATTTCATTACTTAGTTAAAAACGCCTGAAGGTAAATGTTGCCTAAAACCTAAAACCAAACcttgagaaggaaaaaaaaaaaaaaaaaagaagtttctgTGTTGGGCAGAAACCTTTGTGTCAAGGGGGACACCCTTCCCATATCCTGGATTACAGCAATGTTGTGCTAACTTCACATGAAAACAGGAAATCACCAACTGGTTTTCTATCTATCCTCATATTGGGAGCTTGTTTAAGCTGCTGATCTTCATTAAGCTCCTTTATgatgtcacatttttttcaagctttgttgaaacatttttaaaacttgaatttgaAATTCACTTTGAGAATGTCAAAGGTGAAGTTCAGTCTTTACTCAAACCATTAAAGGGGCTGTTATGTCTCAGGCTGTACAGCAGGAGAAGCATGTTCTACAGAGGAAGCTGGAGATGAGGGAGCTGGATTCTGGACAGAGGGAGGCGGAGCTGATGACGGACCTCGCCGCAGTTCGAGCAGAGCTGAAGAAACACCTGAATGAAGGGCGTGAGCGGCGGAAAGATGAAACTGAGCAGATGACTCAGCTAGCCTCCCATAACCAGAGACTAGTGGAGCAGCTGGCTGAGGTGAGCTCATTCCGTCAGAGAACAGCTAAAAACGTCCCGTCTGCGGGATGAGTCACGTCATAATCACTCGGATCAAAAGCAATGCAGGCAAACGGGTTTGACAGCCTCCTATGTCACTCTGCAGGCTGTCACCCTGGAGCACTCCTTGAGGACGGAGCTGCGCTCCCTcagagaggagatggaggagtcCTCTTTCAGCCGGAACATCAGCCTCACACAGTTAGAGAACTGGCAAGCAGAGGTAATCTGTTTTCATAAGCCACTAATAAAggcaggcttttattttgtagacaaatacaacaaaaaatgaactcTTACAGACCATAAAGATGTTTCAAGTGAACAAAGTTTTTCTGCTATTCTATACACATGAAAATACAagtttcaaatctaaaaattgaGTTTAGATGCTATTTTGGgacaaaataatgataaaaaaacagacctTTTAGCTGAAAAACATTCATTAGGCAGTCATTAACAGTGTAGCCTACACTAAAGtacattttcatcaaagaaaacagtttttacccatcccaaaataaaacaaaa includes these proteins:
- the bicdl2 gene encoding BICD family-like cargo adapter 2, producing MFPLRKASLPSPTMEDSFFPLSSGSPRSLSFGLPSSSPENVDSGGGMETDLILAAELGQALLEKNEELAASLEQRERDLEAVQQEKHVLQRKLEMRELDSGQREAELMTDLAAVRAELKKHLNEGRERRKDETEQMTQLASHNQRLVEQLAEAVTLEHSLRTELRSLREEMEESSFSRNISLTQLENWQAENRVLKERLSHMETQLKSWQEDSQRLRLERDGLKERVLELQSRLSDKEAEIEQEQGVVFELRTLNRSLQEKALSLGEDGVLDSAHTQPLSLLSEIQQSQAKEALLAHSTVLQARDEEIQALKEKIQSQQEELESLRDELKSSQGGPEKPSYR